In Schistocerca piceifrons isolate TAMUIC-IGC-003096 unplaced genomic scaffold, iqSchPice1.1 HiC_scaffold_1884, whole genome shotgun sequence, one DNA window encodes the following:
- the LOC124741213 gene encoding prestalk protein-like: MACKSSTACEDSMACEDSTVCEDSMACQDSTACEDSTPCEDSTGCEDSMACEDSTGCEDSTGCEDSTASEDRTASEDITASEDNTASEDSTACEDSTACEDSTASEDSTACEDCTACEDSTAYEDSTACEDSTACEDSTACEDSTACEDSTACEDSTACEDSTVCEDSTASEDSTACEDSKACEDSTACEDSTACEDSTACRDSTACEDSTACKDSTASEDSTGCEDSKACEDNLACEDSTACRDSTACEDSTACEDSTACEDSTACEDSTTCEDSTACEDSTACEDSTASEDSTACEDSKACEGSTACEDSTACEDSTACEDSTACEDSTACEDSTACEDSSTCEDSTACENSTPCEDSST, from the coding sequence atggcttgcaagagcagcacagcttgcgaggacagcatggcttgcgaggacagcacggtttgcgaggacagcatggcttgccaggacagcacggcttgcgaggacagcacgccttgcgaggacagcacgggttgcgaggacagcatggcttgcgaggacagcacaggttgcgaggacagcacgggttgcgaggacagcacagcttccgaggacaggacagcttccgaggacattacagcttccgaggacaacacagcttccgaggacagcacagcttgcgaggacagcacagcttgcgaggacagcacagctagcgaagacagcacagcttgcgaggactgcacagcttgcgaggacagcacagcttacgaggacagcacagcttgcgaggacagcacagcttgcgaggacagcacagcttgcgaggacagcacagcttgcgaggacagcacagcttgcgaggacagcacagcttgcgaggacagcacagtttgcgaggacagcacagctagcgaggacagcacagcttgcgaggacagcaaggcttgcgaggacagcacggcttgcgaggacagcacggcctgcgaggacagcacggcttgcagggacagcacagcttgcgaggacagcacagcttgcaaggacagcacagctagcgaggacagcactggttgcgaggacagcaaggcttgcgaagaCAActtggcctgcgaggacagcacggcttgcagggacagcactgcttgcgaggacagcacagcttgcgaggacagcacagcttgcgaggacagcacagcttgcgaggacagcacaacttgcgaggatagcacagcttgcgaggacagcacagcttgcgaggacagcacagctagcgaggacagcacagcttgcgaggacagcaaggcttgcgagggcagcacggcctgcgaggacagcacggcttgcgaggacagcacagcttgcgaggacagcacagcttgcgaggacagcacagcttgcgaggacagcacagcttgcgaggacagctcaacttgcgaggacagcacagcttgcgagaacagcacaccttgcgaggacagctcaacttga
- the LOC124741212 gene encoding prestalk protein-like yields MACWDSTACGDSTACEDSTASEDSTACEHSTVCEDNTACEDSTAGEASTDFEDSTGCEDSTASEDRTASEDSTVSEDNTASEDSKACEVSTACKDSTASEDSTACKDCTACEDSTACEDSTACVDSTACEDSTACEDSTACEDSTACEDSTACEDSTACEDSTAFEDSTASEDSTACEDSKACEDSTACEDSTACEHSTACEDSST; encoded by the coding sequence atggcttgttgggacagcacggcttgcggggacagcacggcttgcgaggacagcacagcttccgaggacagcacagcttgcgagcacagcacagtttgcgaggacaacacggcttgcgaggacagcacggctggcgaggcCAGCACAGAtttcgaggacagcacgggttgcgaggacagcacagcttccgaggacaggacagcttccgaggacagcacagtttctgaggacaacacagcttccgaggacagcaaagcttgcgaggtcagcacagcttgcaaggacagcacagctagcgaagacagcacagcttgcaaggactgcacagcttgcgaggacagcacagcttgcgaggacagcacagcttgcgtggacagcacagcttgcgaggacagcacagcttgcgaggacagcacagcttgcgaggacagcacagcttgcgaggacagcacagcttgtgaggacagtacagcttgcgaggacagcacagctttcgaggacagcacagctagcgaggacagcacagcttgcgaggacagcaaggcttgcgaggacagcacggcttgcgaggacagcacggcttgcgagcacagcacagcttgcgaggacagctcaacttga
- the LOC124741215 gene encoding mucin-17-like yields the protein MLSSQAVLSSWLSSQVELSSQVALSSLAELSSQGEVPSQVELSSQAVLSSQTWLSSQAVLSSQAVLSSKAVRSSQAVLSSQAVLSSQAVLSSQAVLSSQAVLSSQAVLSSQAVLSLQAVLSSQVELSLQVELSSQVELSSQIELSSLVDLSSQIELSSQAVLSSQAVLSSQAVLSSQAVLSSQAVLSLQAVLSSQAMLSSQALLSSQVEQSSQVVLSSQVELSSQVELSSQVELSSQAVLSSQAVLSSQAVLSSQAVLSSQAVLSPQAVLSPQAVLSPQAVLSAQAVLSPQVVLSPQALLSPRAVPSSQAVLSSQTVLFLQAVLSSQAMLSSQTWLSSQAVLSSQAVLSSQALLSSQAVLSSLAVLSSQAMLSSQAVLSSQAVLSSQAVLSSQAVLSSEAVLSSQPVLSSQPVLSSQAVLSSQAMLSSQAVLSSQAVLSSEAVLSSQAVLSPQAVLSPQAVLSSQAILSLQGVLSSQALLSSQAVLSTQVVLSSQVVLSSRVVLSSKLELSSQVELSSQVELSSQVELFCQVELSSQVELSSQVELSSKVELSSQVEISSHVELSSQVELSSQVEVYSQVELSSQVELSSQVELSSQAVLSSQAVLSSQVVLSSQAVLSSQAVLSSQAVLSSQAVLSLQAVLSSQTVLSSQALLSSQAVLCSLAVLSSQAVLSPQAVLSSQVVLSSQAVLSSQAVLSSQAVLSSQAVLFLQAVLSLQAMLSSQELLSSQAVLSSLAVLSSQAVLSSQAVLSSQAVLSSQAVLSSQAVLSSQAVLSSHAVLSSQAVLSSQAVLSSQAVLSSQAMLSSKAVLSSQAVLSSQAVLSSQAVLSSQAVLTSEAVLSSQPVLSSPAVLSSQAVLSSQAVLSSQAVLSSQTLLSTQVELSSQVELSYQVELSSQVGLSYQVALSSLAELSSQVQLFSQVELSSQVELSSQVELSSQAVLSSQAVLSSQAVRSSQAVLSSQAVLSLQAVLSSQAVLASLALLSSKVEHSSQVGLSSQVELSSQLELSSQVELSSQAVLSSQAVLSSHAVLSLQALLSSQAVLSSLAVLSCQAVLSSQAVLSTLAVLSSQAVLSSEAVLSSEAVLSSEAVLSSEAVLSSQPVLSSKPVLSSQAVLSSQAVLSSQAVLSSQAVLSSEAVLSSQAVLSPQAVMSPQAVLSSQAVLSLQDMLSSQALLSSQAVLSTQVVLSSQVVLSSRVVLSSKVELSSQVELSSQVELSSQVELFCQVELSSQVELSSQVELSSQVELSSQVELSSHVELSSQVELSSQVEMYSQVDLSSQVELSSQVELSSQAVLSSQAVLSSQVVLSSQAVLSSQAVLSPQAVLSLQAVLSSQAVLSSQAMLSSQALLSSQAVLSSLAVLSSQAVLSSQAVLSSCAVSQAVLSSQAVLSLQAVLSSQAMLSSQAVLSSQALLSSQAVLSSLAVLFSQAVLSSQAVLSSQAVLSSQAVQSSQAVLSSQAVLSSQAVLSSQAVLSSQAVQSLQAVLSSLAVLSSQAVLSSQAVLSSEAVLSSEAALPSEAVLSSEAVLSSQPVVSSQPVLSSQAMLSSQPVLSSQGVLSSQAVLSWQAVLSSQAMLSSQAVLSSQAVLFLQALSSQVELSSLVDLSSLVELSSLVELSSLVELSSLVELSSLVELTSQVELSSQIELSSQVELSSQVEVSSQVERSSQGELSSQVEPSSQAVLSSQAVLSSQAVLSSQAVLSSQAVLSSQAVLSSQAVLSSQAVLSSQAVLSSQAVQSSEAVLSSQPVLSSPAVLSSQAVLSSQAVLSSQAVQSSQALLSTRVEQPSRVQLSSQVELCSQVELSSQVALSSLAELSSQLQLFSQVELSSQVELSSQVELSSQAVLSSQAVLSSQAVRSRKLCCPRKPCCSCKPCCPRKPC from the exons atgctgtcttcgcaagctgtgctgtcctc ttggctgtcctctcaagtagagctgtcctctcaagttgcgctgtcctctctagctgagctgtcctctcaaggtgaggtgccctctcaagttgagctgtcctcgcaagctgtgctgtcctcgcaaacttggctgtcctcgcaagctgtgctgtcctcgcaagctgtactgtcctcgaaagctgtgcggtcctcgcaagctgtgctctcctcgcaagccgtgctgtcctcacaagccgtactgtcctcgcaagctgtgctgtcctcgcaagccgtgctgtcctcacaagccgtgctgtcctcgcaagctgtgctgtccttgcaggctgtgctgtcctcgcaagttgagctgtccttgcaagttgaactgtcctctcaagttgagctgtcctctcaaattgagctgtcctctctagttgatctgtcctctcaaattgagctgtcctcgcaagctgttctgtcctcacaagctgtgctgtcctcgcaagctgtgctgtcctcgcaagctgtgctgtcttcgcaagctgtgctgtccttgcaagccgtgctgtcctcgcaagccatgctgtcctcgcaagctttgctgtcctctcaagttgagcagtcgtctcaagttgtgctctcctctcaagttgaactgtcatctcaagttgagctgtcctctcaagttgagctgtcctcgcaagctgtgctgtcctcgcaagctgtgctgtcctcgcaagctgtgctgtcctcgcaagctgtgctgtcctcgcaagctgtgctgtccccgcaagctgtgctgtccccgcaagctgtgctgtccccgcaagctgtgctgtccgcgcaagctgtgctgtctccacaagttgtgctgtccccgcaagctctgCTGTCCCCgcgagctgtgccgtcctcgcaagctgtgctgtcctcgcaaaccgtgctgtttctgcaagccgtgctgtcctcgcaggccatgttgtcctcgcaaacttggctgtcctcgcaagccgtgctgtcctcgcaagccgtgctgtcctcgcaagccttgctgtcctcgcaagctgtgctgtcctcgctagctgtgctgtcctcgcaagctatgctgtcctcgcaagctgtgctgtcctcgcaagctgtgctgtcctcgcaagctgtgctgtcctcgcaagctgtccttTCCtctgaagctgtgctgtcctcgcaacccgtgctgtcctcgcaacctgtgctgtcctcgcaagccgtgctgtcctcgcaagccatgttgtcctcgcaagctgtgctgtcctcgcaagctgtgctgtcctcggaagctgtgctgtcctcgcaagccgtgctgtccccgcaggccgtgctgtccccgcaagccgtgctgtcctcgcaagccattcTGTCCTTgcaaggcgtgctgtcctcgcaagctttgctgtcctcgcaagctgtgctgtccacccaagttgtgctgtcatctcaagttgtgctgtcatctcgagttgtgctgtcctctaaacttgagctgtcctctcaagttgaactgtcctctcaagttgagctgtcctctcaagttgagctgttctgtcaagttgagctgtcctctcaagttgagctgtcctctcaagttgagctgtcctctaaagttgagctgtcctcccaagttgaaatctcctctcatgttgagctctcctctcaagttgagctctcctctcaagttgaggtgtactctcaagttgagctgtcctctcaagttgagctgtcctctcaagttgagctgtcctcgcaagctgtgctgtcctcgcaagctgtgctgtcctcgcaagttgtgctgtcctcgcaagctgtgctgtcctcgcaagctgtgctgtcctcgcaagctgtgctgtcctcgcaagctgtgctgtccttgcaagccgtgctgtcctcgcagaccgtgctgtcctcgcaagccttgctgtcctcgcaagctgtgctgtgctcgctagctgtgctgtcctcgcaagctgtgctgtccccgcaagctgtgctgtcctcgcaagttgtgctgtcctcgcaagctgtgctgtcctcgcaagctgtgctgtcctcgcaagctgtgctgtcctcgcaagctgtgctgtttctgcaagccgtgctgtccttgcaggccatgttgtcctcgcaagaattgctgtcctcgcaagctgtgctttcctcgctagctgtgctgtcctcgcaagctgtgctgtcctcgcaagctgtgctgtcctcgcaagctgtgttgtcctcgcaagcggttctgtcctcgcaagccgtgctgtcctcgcaagccgtgctgtcctcgcatgctgtgctgtcctcgcaagctgtgctgtcctcgcaagctgtgctgtcctcgcaagctgtgctgtcctcgcaagctatgctgtcctcgaaagctgtgctgtcctcgcaagctgtgctgtcctcgcaagctgtgctgtcctcgcaagccgtgctgtcctcgcaagctgtgctgacctcggaagctgtgctgtcctcgcaacctgtgctgtcctcgccagctgtgctgtcctcgcaagccgttctgtcctcgcaagccgtgctgtcctcgcaagctgtgctgtcctcgcaaactttgctgtccactcaagttgaactgtcctctcaagttgagctgtcctatcaagttgagctgtcctctcaagtagggCTGTCCTatcaagttgcgctgtcctctctagctgagctgtcctctcaagttcagctgttctctcaagttgaactgtcctctcaagttgagctgtcctctcaagttgagctgtcctcgcaagctgttctgtcctcgcaagctgtgctgtcctcgcaagctgtgcggtcctcgcaagctgtgctgtcctcgcaagccgtgctgtccttgcaagccgtgctgtcctcgcaagccgtgctagcCTCGTTGGCtttgctgtcctcgaaagttgagcactcctctcaagttgggctctcctctcaagttgaactgtcctcgcaacttgagctgtcctctcaagttgagctgtcctcacaagctgtgctgtcctcgcaagccgtgctgtcctcgcatgcCGTGCTTTCcttgcaagccttgctgtcctcgcaagctgtgctgtcctcgctagctgtgctgtcctgccaagctgtgctgtcctcgcaagctgtgctgtccacgctagctgtgctgtcctcgcaagctgtgctgtcctcggaagctgtgttgtcctcagaagctgtgctgtcctcagaAGCTGTCctttcctcggaagctgtgctgtcctcgcaacccgtgctgtcctcgaaaCCTGTGCTGtcttcacaagccgtgctgtcctcgcaagccgtgttgtcctcgcaagctgtgctgtcctcgcaagctgtgctgtcctcggaagctgtgctgtcctcgcaagccgtgctgtccccgcaagccgtgatgtccccgcaagccgtgctgtcctcgcaagccgttctgtccttgcaagacatgctgtcctcgcaagctttgctgtcctcgcaagctgtgctgtccacccaagttgtgctgtcatctcaagttgtgctgtcatctcgagttgtgctgtcctctaaagttgagctgtcctctcaagttgaactgtcctctcaagttgagctgtcctctcaagttgagctgttctgtcaagttgagctgtcctctcaagttgagctctcctctcaagttgagctgtcctctcaagttgagctgtcctctcaagttgagctctcctctcatgttgagctctcctctcaagttgagctctcctctcaagttgagatgtactctcaagttgatctgtcctctcaagttgagctgtcctctcaagttgagctgtcctcgcaagctgtgctgtcctcgcaagctgtgctgtcgtcgcaagttgtgctgtcctcgcaagctgtactgtcctcgcaagctgtgctgtccccgcaagctgtgctgtccttgcaagctgtgctgtcatcgcaagccgtgctgtcctcgcaggccatgctgtcctcgcaagccttgctgtcctcgcaagctgtgctgtcctcgctagctgtgctgtcctcgcaagctgtgctgtcctcgcaagctgtgctgtcctc ctgtgctgtctcacaagctgtgctgtcctcgcaagctgtgctgtccctgcaagccgtgctgtcctcgcaagccatgctgtcctcgcaggccgtgctgtcctcgcaagccttgctgtcctcgcaagctgtgctgtcctcgctagctgtgctgttctcgcaagctgtgctgtcctcgcaagctgtgctgtcctcgcaagctgtgctgtcctcgcaagctgtgcagtcctcgcaagctgtgctgtcctcacaagctgtgctgtcctcgcaagctgtgctgtcctcgcaagctgtgctgtcctcgcaagctgtgcagtccttgcaagctgtgctgtcttcgctagctgtgctgtcctcgcaagctgtgctgtcctcgcaagctgtgctgtcctcggaagctgtgttgtcctcagaaGCTGCGCTGCCCtcggaagctgtcctgtcctcggaagctgtgctgtcctcgcaacccgtggtgtcctcacaacctgtgctgtcttcgcaagccatgctgtcctcgcaaccggtgctgtcctcgcaaggcgtgctgtcctcgcaagccgtgctgtcctggcaagccgtgctgtcctcgcaagccatgctgtcttcgcaagccgtgctgtcctcgcaagctgtgctgttcttgcaagcc ctgtcctctcaagttgagctgtcctctctagttgatctgtcctctctagttgaactgtcctctttagttgagctgtcctctctagttgagctgtcctctctagttgagctgtcctctctagttgagctgacctctcaagttgagctttcctctcaaattgagctctcctctcaagttgagctctcctctcaagttgaggtctcctctcaagttgagcggtcatctcaaggtgagctgtcctctcaagttgagccgtcctcgcaagctgtgctgtcctcacaagctgtgctgtcctcgcaagctgtgctgtcctcgcaagctgtgctgtcctcgcaagctgtgctgtcctcgcaagctgtgttgtcctcgcaagctgtgctctcctcgcaagctgtgctgtcctcgcaagccgtgctgtcctcgcaagctgtgcagtcctcagaagctgtgctgtcttcgcaacctgtgctgtcctcgccagccgtgctgtcctcgcaagccgtgctgtcctcgcaagccgtgctgtcctcgcaagccgtgcagtcctcgcaagctttgctgtccactcGAGTTGAGCAGCCCTCTCGAgttcagctgtcctctcaagttgagctgtgctctcaagtagagctgtcctctcaagttgcgctgtcctctctagctgagctgtcctctcaacttcagctgttctctcaagttgaactgtcctctcaagttgagctgtcctctcaagttgagctgtcctcgcaagctgttctgtcctcgcaagctgtgctgtcctcgcaagctgtgcggtcccgtaagctgtgctgtcctcgcaagccgtgctgttcttgcaagccgtgctgtcctcgcaagccatgctag